A region from the Carassius carassius chromosome 33, fCarCar2.1, whole genome shotgun sequence genome encodes:
- the LOC132113909 gene encoding seipin-like isoform X3, whose translation MQPTMEDFESEDSGVQDVGPQINRLVVQILETTSVMLVRIRQKLLEMALLICVILLVFWVALFLYGSFYYSFMPTANFITPVYFYSRTDCPSPHHSVCSFPVANVSLLKNGKHQVMTYGQPYQITLELEMPESPANQELGMFLVKMTPYSKAGQIVDVSARSAMLHFRSSLLQALGTVVFSPMLLTGASEQKQPVMVELYSEFKDDSYKPTVGAVIEIHSQHIQIYRAHLYIFAHFTGIRYLLYHFPLISALIGVMSNFAFLSLIIVLSFLQFNLGSHRTPGKAIKQQEEKNEPDDLNDQSEPQDEGKAPKNVDAMECNSVEVEESIPDMGVEESVDDSREVAEDELICEAGDGEMILKHRHLSQCMSQSSQVLTGTIDKTYYRVGVC comes from the exons ATGCAGCCCACTATGGAGGACTTCGAATCAGAGGACTCTGGTGTTCAAGATGTGGGACCTCAAATCAACAGGCTGGTGGTCCAGATCCTGGAGACGACGTCAGTGATGCTGGTGCGGATCAGACAGAAGCTTCTGGAAATGGCTCTTCTGATCTGTGTGATTCTGCTGGTGTTCTGGGTGGCTTTATTCCTCTATGGCAGTTTCTATTATTCCTTTATGCCCACTGCCAATTTCATCACACCTGTCTACTTTTACAG CAGGACTGATTGTCCGTCTCCTCATCACTCTGTGTGTTCTTTCCCTGTGGCTAATGTCTCTTTACTGAAAAATGGAAAACATCAG GTAATGACATACGGTCAGCCCTATCAGATCACACTAGAGCTGGAAATGCCTGAGTCTCCAGCCAATCAGGAGCTGGGAATGTTCCTAGTGAAGATGACTCCCTATTCTAAAGCTGGTCAGATTGTTGACGTATCAGCTCGTTCT GCAATGCTCCATTTTCGCTCTTCTCTTCTTCAGGCTCTGGGCACAGTGGTCTTCTCCCCCATGCTGTTAACAGGAGCATCGGAGCAAAAGCAGCCAGTCATGGTGGAGTTGTACTCTGAATTCAAAGATGATTCT TACAAACCCACTGTTGGAGCCGTCATTGAGATCCATTCCCAGCATATTCAGATCTACAGAGCTCATCTCTATATCTTCGCTCACTTTACAGGCATCAG GTACCTGCTGTATCACTTCCCTTTGATATCAGCACTGATCGGGGTGATGAGTAACTTTGCTTTCCTCAGTTTGATCATTGTTCTCAGCTTCCTGCAGTTTAATCTAGGCAGTCACAGGACTCCTGGAAAG GCTATTAAGCAACAAGAGGAAAAGAATGAACCAGATGACCTGAATGATCAGTCTGAACCACAGGATGAAGGCAAGGCCCCAA AAAATGTCGACGCCATGGAGTGCAATTCAGTGGAGGTGGAAGAATCCATTCCAGACATGGGAGTGGAGGAGAGTGTCGATGATTCCAGAGAAGTTGCTGAAGATGAACTCATCTGTGAGGCTGGGGATGGAGAAATGATTTTGAAGCACAGGCATTTATCACAGTGCATGTCACAGTCATCTCAAGTGTTAACAGGCACCATCGATAAAACTTACTACCGTGTTGGTGTCTGTTAA
- the LOC132113909 gene encoding seipin-like isoform X1 — MQPTMEDFESEDSGVQDVGPQINRLVVQILETTSVMLVRIRQKLLEMALLICVILLVFWVALFLYGSFYYSFMPTANFITPVYFYSRTDCPSPHHSVCSFPVANVSLLKNGKHQVMTYGQPYQITLELEMPESPANQELGMFLVKMTPYSKAGQIVDVSARSVSTQTRRQAMLHFRSSLLQALGTVVFSPMLLTGASEQKQPVMVELYSEFKDDSYKPTVGAVIEIHSQHIQIYRAHLYIFAHFTGIRYLLYHFPLISALIGVMSNFAFLSLIIVLSFLQFNLGSHRTPGKAIKQQEEKNEPDDLNDQSEPQDEGKAPKNVDAMECNSVEVEESIPDMGVEESVDDSREVAEDELICEAGDGEMILKHRHLSQCMSQSSQVLTGTIDKTYYRVGVC; from the exons ATGCAGCCCACTATGGAGGACTTCGAATCAGAGGACTCTGGTGTTCAAGATGTGGGACCTCAAATCAACAGGCTGGTGGTCCAGATCCTGGAGACGACGTCAGTGATGCTGGTGCGGATCAGACAGAAGCTTCTGGAAATGGCTCTTCTGATCTGTGTGATTCTGCTGGTGTTCTGGGTGGCTTTATTCCTCTATGGCAGTTTCTATTATTCCTTTATGCCCACTGCCAATTTCATCACACCTGTCTACTTTTACAG CAGGACTGATTGTCCGTCTCCTCATCACTCTGTGTGTTCTTTCCCTGTGGCTAATGTCTCTTTACTGAAAAATGGAAAACATCAG GTAATGACATACGGTCAGCCCTATCAGATCACACTAGAGCTGGAAATGCCTGAGTCTCCAGCCAATCAGGAGCTGGGAATGTTCCTAGTGAAGATGACTCCCTATTCTAAAGCTGGTCAGATTGTTGACGTATCAGCTCGTTCTGTAAGTACACAAACGAGGAGACAG GCAATGCTCCATTTTCGCTCTTCTCTTCTTCAGGCTCTGGGCACAGTGGTCTTCTCCCCCATGCTGTTAACAGGAGCATCGGAGCAAAAGCAGCCAGTCATGGTGGAGTTGTACTCTGAATTCAAAGATGATTCT TACAAACCCACTGTTGGAGCCGTCATTGAGATCCATTCCCAGCATATTCAGATCTACAGAGCTCATCTCTATATCTTCGCTCACTTTACAGGCATCAG GTACCTGCTGTATCACTTCCCTTTGATATCAGCACTGATCGGGGTGATGAGTAACTTTGCTTTCCTCAGTTTGATCATTGTTCTCAGCTTCCTGCAGTTTAATCTAGGCAGTCACAGGACTCCTGGAAAG GCTATTAAGCAACAAGAGGAAAAGAATGAACCAGATGACCTGAATGATCAGTCTGAACCACAGGATGAAGGCAAGGCCCCAA AAAATGTCGACGCCATGGAGTGCAATTCAGTGGAGGTGGAAGAATCCATTCCAGACATGGGAGTGGAGGAGAGTGTCGATGATTCCAGAGAAGTTGCTGAAGATGAACTCATCTGTGAGGCTGGGGATGGAGAAATGATTTTGAAGCACAGGCATTTATCACAGTGCATGTCACAGTCATCTCAAGTGTTAACAGGCACCATCGATAAAACTTACTACCGTGTTGGTGTCTGTTAA
- the LOC132113909 gene encoding seipin-like isoform X2, with the protein MQPTMEDFESEDSGVQDVGPQINRLVVQILETTSVMLVRIRQKLLEMALLICVILLVFWVALFLYGSFYYSFMPTANFITPVYFYRTDCPSPHHSVCSFPVANVSLLKNGKHQVMTYGQPYQITLELEMPESPANQELGMFLVKMTPYSKAGQIVDVSARSVSTQTRRQAMLHFRSSLLQALGTVVFSPMLLTGASEQKQPVMVELYSEFKDDSYKPTVGAVIEIHSQHIQIYRAHLYIFAHFTGIRYLLYHFPLISALIGVMSNFAFLSLIIVLSFLQFNLGSHRTPGKAIKQQEEKNEPDDLNDQSEPQDEGKAPKNVDAMECNSVEVEESIPDMGVEESVDDSREVAEDELICEAGDGEMILKHRHLSQCMSQSSQVLTGTIDKTYYRVGVC; encoded by the exons ATGCAGCCCACTATGGAGGACTTCGAATCAGAGGACTCTGGTGTTCAAGATGTGGGACCTCAAATCAACAGGCTGGTGGTCCAGATCCTGGAGACGACGTCAGTGATGCTGGTGCGGATCAGACAGAAGCTTCTGGAAATGGCTCTTCTGATCTGTGTGATTCTGCTGGTGTTCTGGGTGGCTTTATTCCTCTATGGCAGTTTCTATTATTCCTTTATGCCCACTGCCAATTTCATCACACCTGTCTACTTTTACAG GACTGATTGTCCGTCTCCTCATCACTCTGTGTGTTCTTTCCCTGTGGCTAATGTCTCTTTACTGAAAAATGGAAAACATCAG GTAATGACATACGGTCAGCCCTATCAGATCACACTAGAGCTGGAAATGCCTGAGTCTCCAGCCAATCAGGAGCTGGGAATGTTCCTAGTGAAGATGACTCCCTATTCTAAAGCTGGTCAGATTGTTGACGTATCAGCTCGTTCTGTAAGTACACAAACGAGGAGACAG GCAATGCTCCATTTTCGCTCTTCTCTTCTTCAGGCTCTGGGCACAGTGGTCTTCTCCCCCATGCTGTTAACAGGAGCATCGGAGCAAAAGCAGCCAGTCATGGTGGAGTTGTACTCTGAATTCAAAGATGATTCT TACAAACCCACTGTTGGAGCCGTCATTGAGATCCATTCCCAGCATATTCAGATCTACAGAGCTCATCTCTATATCTTCGCTCACTTTACAGGCATCAG GTACCTGCTGTATCACTTCCCTTTGATATCAGCACTGATCGGGGTGATGAGTAACTTTGCTTTCCTCAGTTTGATCATTGTTCTCAGCTTCCTGCAGTTTAATCTAGGCAGTCACAGGACTCCTGGAAAG GCTATTAAGCAACAAGAGGAAAAGAATGAACCAGATGACCTGAATGATCAGTCTGAACCACAGGATGAAGGCAAGGCCCCAA AAAATGTCGACGCCATGGAGTGCAATTCAGTGGAGGTGGAAGAATCCATTCCAGACATGGGAGTGGAGGAGAGTGTCGATGATTCCAGAGAAGTTGCTGAAGATGAACTCATCTGTGAGGCTGGGGATGGAGAAATGATTTTGAAGCACAGGCATTTATCACAGTGCATGTCACAGTCATCTCAAGTGTTAACAGGCACCATCGATAAAACTTACTACCGTGTTGGTGTCTGTTAA